Within Echinimonas agarilytica, the genomic segment TGGCGCATCTCAAAATATAAACCTGGTCTGACCTGACCACCACTTTGCCCAACCAAAGCAATTGTGTCTCCGCGACGAACTTCGTCACCCGGCTGACGCAATAAGGTTTGTGCATGACCATACAGGCTCATATAGCCTTTACCATGATCTAGCACCATAACTAAACCCATTCCTTTAACCCAATCGGCAAAAAGTACTTTGCCATCGGCAATTGATCGCACATCGTCACCAGAACTCCCCGCCATCAACACGCCTTTCCAACGAATTTGGCCCTGTCGAACGGAATTATACTTGTGGCGGAGCTTGCCTTGAGTCGGCCACTTCAAACTTCCTTTTTTAATGCCCTTTAATTGCACAGATGAGTGCACAACCGCGACCTTATCCAGCAAACTCTTTAATTGATTTTCGCTGTCTTCCAGTAGCCCGATGCTTTCTTGTTCAGTTTTTAGGTGTCGATTGATTGAGGAAATGAGCTGCTGATGATTCATTTGTTCAGTCTTGAGCATCTGCCGCTCTGCTGACTGCTGTCCGAGTAATTCTTCGAGTTGATGGTGCTTGGCCAGCAGCTCACCCTCGACTTGCTGAAGCTGAGCCTCCGTCACTTTCAACACATCTAATGCTTCGATTCTGGCCTCACTCAAATATTGAAAATAGACCAAGGTACGTTCAATTGAAGCGGGATCTTGTTGATTGAAGATCATAGCGAGGTAGTCAGAGCTACCCGCAAGGAAATGGCTCTCCAATTGCGCAGCTAGCACCGCTTGCTGTGCCTTACGAGTGGATTCTAAATCATCTCTGCGTGCTTTTAGGCCTAGCTGCTCTTGCTGATTCTTTTCAATACTGAGGCGAGTGGTGTGAAGTTCTTTTGCCTGCTTAGCAAGGTTTAACTCCGTGGAACGAAGCTCTGCCTGCGCCCTTTTCTGCTGGGCTTGTCGTTCTTTTAAATTGGCCTGTCGTTTTTTTATTTCTTGTTGTACTTCTTGCAGCCGTTTGGTGGCGTCATTGTCGGGATTCGCAGCACTGACCGCGAAACACATCCACAACGAAAGGCCAGCAATGCTGCTGGCCTTCACAATGGCATGACAGTTAAACTGCGTTGGCACTTTATTTAAGGTCTACTAAAACCTTGCCCGTCATTTCTGGCGGTACTTCCATGCCCATCAAGTTCAGCATAGTAGGCGCTAAATCACTTAGCTTACCATCAGCAGCAATGCTACCTTCGCGACCAAAATAAATGAGTGGCACAGGTTCACTGGTATGCGCGGTATGCGCTTGGCCAGTTGCTTCGTCGGCCATTTTTTCTGCATTCCCATGGTCAGCGGTAATCAAACATTCGCCACCCACTTCATCCAGTGCATCCACCACGCGACCAATACAATGGTCAACCGCTTCACAAGCTTTCACGGCGGCATCGAAATTACCCGTATGCCCGACCATGTCGCCATTTGGATAGTTACATATGATCACATCAAACTTGCCGCCTTTAATAGCGCCAACAAGCTGGTCAGTTAGCATTTCAGAATTCATTTCTGGCTGTAAGTCGTACGTTGCTACCTTAGGAGAAGGAATCAAAATGCGCTCTTCACCTTCAAACGGCTCTTCTTTGCCGCCATTGAAGAAGAAAGTCACGTGGGCGTATTTTTCAGTTTCAGAAATACGAAGTTGAGTACGACCATTGTCGGCCAACCACTGGCCTAAAACATTTGTCAGCTTTTCTGCAGGATAGGCAATTGATGTTTTAATATCAGCCGCATACTCGGTCAACATGACAAAGTCAGACAATGCTGGTTTAACCTTACGCTCAAAACCATCAAAATCTTGGTCAACAAAGGCACGCGTAATTTCGCGCGCGCGGTCCGCACGGAAGTTCATAAAGATCAAGGCATCGCCATCAGCCATGGTCGCATCGTCTTGACCCGCCGCTTTAATCACGCTTGGTGCAACAAACTCATCGTTTTCATCACGCGCGTATGCGGCCAACAGGCCTTCTACGGCAGAGTCATACACGTATTCAGTTTTGCTTTGAGTCAACAGGTCGTAGCACGATTCAACGCGATCCCAACGCTTATCGCGGTCCATTGCAAAGTAACGACCACACAATGAAGCAACACGGCCTTTACCCAGCTCTGCAAATTTAGCATCAAAGCGCTCAATAGATGCTTGCGCGCTTCGCGGTGGCGTATCGCGACCGTCAAGAAATGCGTGCAAGTAGATTTTTTCAGCACCGCGCTCAGCAGCTAATTCAACCATGGCCAACATATGATTTTCATGGCTATGTACACCTCCTGGCGACAATAGCCCCATAATATGAACAGCTTTGTTTGCAGTTACAGCTTTATCAACAGCGGCACACAAGGCTTCATTTTCGAAAAAAGTACGCTCTTCAATTGCTTTGGCAATGCGCGTTAGCTCTTGATACACCACGCGACCAGAACCAATATTGATATGGCCTACCTCTGAGTTCCCCATTTGACCATCGGGTAAACCTACGTCTAACCCAGAGCCTGAAATCAAACCACTCGCATAATGCGCGCTCAATTTATCTAAATTTGGGGTGTTGGCATGGTTAATGGCATTGCTACTGTCATCTTCACGATAACCCCAACCATCTAGGATGATTAAAGCCAGTGGCTTTTTTTGCTCAGTCATGACTATTTCTCTCGTACCTTCAATTGATTAAAGCTGAATCGCTGCTAAAACAAGTCTACAGCAACGACTAAAAATTAGGCTGATTATGTACCCTTTCATTATGACACAATTTGATCAGAGGCAACGAGAACAAATATCCGCTCGATAAACTGATGCGATGAGTTGGCCTTTGTATGTATAATCCACGCCTTATGTTTATAACTATGGAACCCTTTGAATGGACCAGTTCATCGAGTTTGTCTCAGCCAACCCACTGCTTAGCGCTGCGTGGGTCGGTTTATTCATTATGCTGATCTACAGCTTCATTGGCGCAAAAATGCGTGGATACACGTCAATTACGTCTCAAGAATTGACTATGATGGTGAATCGAGAAGACGCAACAGTGGTTGATATTCGCCCAACAGATACCTTTCGTAAGGGTCATA encodes:
- a CDS encoding murein hydrolase activator EnvC family protein, producing MPTQFNCHAIVKASSIAGLSLWMCFAVSAANPDNDATKRLQEVQQEIKKRQANLKERQAQQKRAQAELRSTELNLAKQAKELHTTRLSIEKNQQEQLGLKARRDDLESTRKAQQAVLAAQLESHFLAGSSDYLAMIFNQQDPASIERTLVYFQYLSEARIEALDVLKVTEAQLQQVEGELLAKHHQLEELLGQQSAERQMLKTEQMNHQQLISSINRHLKTEQESIGLLEDSENQLKSLLDKVAVVHSSVQLKGIKKGSLKWPTQGKLRHKYNSVRQGQIRWKGVLMAGSSGDDVRSIADGKVLFADWVKGMGLVMVLDHGKGYMSLYGHAQTLLRQPGDEVRRGDTIALVGQSGGQVRPGLYFEMRHEGVPVNPSHWCK
- the gpmM gene encoding 2,3-bisphosphoglycerate-independent phosphoglycerate mutase, yielding MTEQKKPLALIILDGWGYREDDSSNAINHANTPNLDKLSAHYASGLISGSGLDVGLPDGQMGNSEVGHINIGSGRVVYQELTRIAKAIEERTFFENEALCAAVDKAVTANKAVHIMGLLSPGGVHSHENHMLAMVELAAERGAEKIYLHAFLDGRDTPPRSAQASIERFDAKFAELGKGRVASLCGRYFAMDRDKRWDRVESCYDLLTQSKTEYVYDSAVEGLLAAYARDENDEFVAPSVIKAAGQDDATMADGDALIFMNFRADRAREITRAFVDQDFDGFERKVKPALSDFVMLTEYAADIKTSIAYPAEKLTNVLGQWLADNGRTQLRISETEKYAHVTFFFNGGKEEPFEGEERILIPSPKVATYDLQPEMNSEMLTDQLVGAIKGGKFDVIICNYPNGDMVGHTGNFDAAVKACEAVDHCIGRVVDALDEVGGECLITADHGNAEKMADEATGQAHTAHTSEPVPLIYFGREGSIAADGKLSDLAPTMLNLMGMEVPPEMTGKVLVDLK